One Neisseria sicca genomic region harbors:
- a CDS encoding YqiJ family protein, whose product MWNLINAPETEIFGIAIALMVLLGVLEVISMLAGGISDWLDNLLPDSLTETAHAEVGLDAADTGVFVRFLSWLYVGRVPVLMLMVVFLAVYGLTGYLFQTTFAAVFGSYLNGWLAAVAVWFLSLPLVRLTAGGLYKIMPKDETTAVSQESLIGRIGTVVLGEARAGSAAQVRVKDVYGQQHYVMAEPDSDEVLKQGDAVLLVSLEGNTFKAILNPSGSLVD is encoded by the coding sequence ATGTGGAATTTAATCAACGCCCCCGAAACGGAAATCTTCGGCATCGCCATCGCGCTGATGGTTTTGCTCGGTGTATTGGAAGTCATCTCTATGCTGGCGGGCGGCATCAGCGACTGGCTGGACAACCTGCTGCCTGACAGCCTGACCGAAACCGCGCACGCCGAAGTCGGGCTGGACGCAGCGGACACGGGCGTATTTGTGCGGTTTCTGAGCTGGCTGTATGTCGGGCGCGTGCCGGTGTTGATGTTGATGGTGGTGTTCCTTGCCGTGTACGGACTGACGGGCTACCTGTTTCAGACGACCTTTGCCGCCGTGTTCGGCAGCTATCTGAACGGATGGCTGGCGGCAGTAGCCGTGTGGTTCCTTTCGCTGCCGCTGGTGCGCCTGACGGCGGGCGGACTGTACAAAATCATGCCCAAAGACGAAACCACCGCCGTTTCGCAGGAAAGCCTAATCGGACGCATCGGCACGGTAGTACTGGGCGAAGCACGGGCAGGCAGCGCGGCGCAGGTGCGGGTGAAGGATGTGTACGGGCAACAGCATTATGTGATGGCGGAACCGGATTCCGACGAAGTGTTGAAACAGGGCGACGCGGTGTTGCTGGTGTCGCTGGAGGGAAATACGTTTAAAGCGATTTTGAATCCGAGCGGGAGCTTGGTGGATTGA
- a CDS encoding OsmC family protein yields the protein MSKKHTYRTVTTWTGNLGEGTSSYTAYLRNFTVSAEDKPDLHGSADPAFRGDAGRWNPEEMLLAAVSACHKLWYLHLCADAGICVTAYTDHAEAVMDEGGNGSAGRFVSAVLKPRVTIAAGSDRAKALELHHEAHRLCFIANSVNFPIECRAEIESGEAV from the coding sequence ATGAGCAAAAAACACACTTACCGCACCGTAACAACATGGACGGGCAATCTCGGCGAAGGCACATCATCCTACACCGCTTATTTGCGCAACTTTACCGTTTCCGCCGAGGATAAGCCCGACCTGCACGGTTCCGCCGACCCGGCCTTCCGCGGCGATGCGGGCCGCTGGAACCCCGAAGAAATGCTGTTGGCCGCCGTTTCTGCCTGCCACAAACTATGGTACCTGCACCTGTGTGCCGACGCGGGCATCTGCGTTACCGCCTACACCGATCATGCCGAAGCGGTGATGGACGAAGGCGGGAATGGGAGTGCGGGGCGTTTCGTCTCCGCCGTGTTGAAGCCGCGCGTTACCATCGCCGCAGGAAGCGACCGCGCCAAGGCTTTAGAACTGCATCACGAAGCGCACCGCCTGTGTTTCATCGCCAACTCGGTCAACTTTCCAATTGAATGCCGCGCTGAGATTGAGAGCGGAGAGGCCGTCTGA
- a CDS encoding PepSY domain-containing protein — translation MKKLLPVLLLGSIALTACAAPYPYDYYDDDYRTDRYEQRYDRHDDRYDDRYDDRYERDYDRNDDYRYRDGKYYDDDYIEHQIYSDPSFEQKRAQVMRILERRGYQVHEIEADDRRGRPVLKAEAFKNGREYDIVFSWPDLRIISERIDY, via the coding sequence ATGAAAAAACTTTTACCGGTATTACTCTTAGGCAGTATCGCACTGACCGCTTGTGCCGCCCCTTATCCTTACGACTATTACGATGACGACTATCGTACCGACCGCTACGAGCAGCGTTATGACCGTCACGATGACCGCTATGATGATCGTTACGACGACCGCTATGAGCGCGATTACGACCGTAATGACGACTACCGTTACCGCGACGGCAAGTATTACGATGACGACTACATCGAACACCAAATTTACAGCGATCCGTCCTTCGAGCAAAAACGCGCGCAAGTCATGCGGATACTCGAACGACGCGGCTACCAAGTTCACGAAATCGAAGCCGACGACCGCCGCGGCCGCCCCGTATTGAAAGCCGAAGCCTTCAAAAACGGACGCGAATACGACATCGTCTTCTCATGGCCGGATTTAAGGATTATCAGCGAACGCATCGACTACTGA
- a CDS encoding PspA/IM30 family protein produces MSETLSRRVGRLVSGGFHALIDAAENLAPEAVMNESIREIERAVDEVRAELGKVLAQKHLAAKKMADESNRHEAIDANLQAAVAAGRDDLAEAGIAEQMDIEARLPVLENTIADCAAQEKELEGFIAALQAKKREMQQQLQDWRAAQQSTGAGKAASSSDLNRIARDAEKSGNAFDRVMGRQNAVHSSTDAAQLAKLKELEDLSRNNRIAERLAALKAGK; encoded by the coding sequence ATGAGCGAAACCCTATCCCGCAGAGTGGGCCGTCTGGTGAGCGGCGGTTTTCATGCCCTGATTGATGCGGCGGAAAACCTTGCGCCTGAGGCAGTCATGAACGAGAGCATCCGCGAAATCGAGCGGGCGGTGGACGAAGTGCGTGCCGAGTTGGGCAAAGTGTTGGCGCAGAAACACCTTGCCGCCAAGAAAATGGCGGACGAGAGCAACCGCCACGAAGCCATCGATGCCAACCTGCAAGCCGCCGTAGCGGCGGGGCGCGACGACCTTGCCGAGGCGGGCATCGCCGAACAAATGGACATCGAAGCGCGTCTGCCTGTTTTGGAAAACACCATCGCCGACTGTGCCGCGCAGGAAAAAGAACTTGAAGGCTTTATCGCCGCCTTGCAGGCGAAAAAACGCGAGATGCAGCAGCAGTTGCAAGACTGGCGCGCCGCGCAGCAAAGCACGGGCGCAGGCAAAGCGGCAAGCAGCAGCGACCTCAACCGCATCGCCCGTGATGCCGAAAAAAGCGGCAACGCTTTTGACCGCGTGATGGGTCGTCAAAACGCGGTACACAGCAGCACCGATGCGGCGCAGTTGGCAAAATTGAAGGAGTTAGAAGACTTGAGCCGCAACAACCGTATTGCCGAACGATTGGCGGCACTGAAGGCGGGGAAATAA
- a CDS encoding NTF2 fold immunity protein translates to MKIHHWLLTCMFIYPSLAVSANGSAQPVTEQQVLRLTEIYVTQHYGEQTAQAQKPYRVKKDGEHWVISGKPPKALGGNFRAVIGANGQLEEITHSK, encoded by the coding sequence ATGAAAATCCACCATTGGCTTCTGACCTGTATGTTCATCTATCCCTCTTTGGCGGTGAGTGCGAACGGCAGCGCACAACCCGTTACCGAGCAGCAAGTCCTGCGGCTGACTGAAATTTATGTGACGCAGCATTACGGCGAACAAACCGCTCAAGCGCAAAAGCCGTATCGGGTGAAAAAAGACGGGGAGCATTGGGTTATCAGCGGAAAACCACCTAAAGCGCTGGGCGGCAATTTCCGCGCCGTTATCGGAGCAAACGGTCAGCTGGAAGAAATCACGCATAGCAAGTAG
- the polA gene encoding DNA polymerase I encodes MSKPTLLLVDGSSYLYRAYHAMAQLSAPDGAPTGALYGVLNMLRRLRADYVHDYCAVVFDAKGKNFRHEMFPDYKATRPPMPDDLRPQAEALPDLVRLMGWPVLVIPQVEADDVIGTLAAMAGEAGWNVVVSTGDKDMAQLVNERVTLVNTMSGETLDIEGVKEKFGVRPDQIRDYLALMGDKVDNVPGVEKCGPKTAVKWLEAYGSLAGVMEHAGEVKGKVGENLQAALPQLPLSYDLVTIKTDVDLHAELSDGLESLRRTSPKWAQLVVDFKRWGFRTWLKEAESRMHEAQNTDLFGSEHIGEQAALAMETQPEKQPELAPAPEKLDYQAVTTEAQFAALLDKLSRADTIGIDTETTSLDAMNAALVGISIAFQAGEAVYIPVGHSLTAAPEQLDLQDVLGRLKPHLENPALKKIGQNLKYDQHVFANYGIALNGIAGDAMLASYIIESHLGHGLDELSERWLGLETITYESLCGKGAKQIGFADVAIEQATEYAAQDADFALRLEAHLRAQMDAKQLEMYEKMELPVAQVLFEMERNGVQIDRAELARQSAELGAELMKLEQEAYAVAGQPFNLNSPKQLQEILFDKMGIPTKGLKKTAKGGISTNEAVLEQLAPDYPLPKIILQNRSLAKLKSTYTDKLPEMISPKDGRVHTTYAQAVAITGRLASNNPNLQNIPIRTAEGRRVRRAFTAPQGSVIVSADYSQIELRIMAHLSGDKTLIAAFQNGEDVHRRTAAEVFGIAPENVSSEQRRYAKTINFGLIYGMGQYGLAKSLGIDNLSAKTFIDRYFARYPGVAEYMQRTKEQAAAQGFVETLFGRRLYLPDIRNKNANARAGAERAAINAPMQGTASDLIKRAMIDVSRWLVSDDLKSKLIMQVHDELVLEVPEAELDLVKEKLPQIMAKVDEGMLNVPLVAEVGVGMNWEEAH; translated from the coding sequence ATGTCCAAACCCACCCTTCTCCTCGTCGACGGCTCTTCTTATCTTTACCGCGCTTATCACGCGATGGCGCAGTTGTCCGCGCCTGACGGTGCGCCTACGGGTGCGCTTTACGGCGTGTTGAACATGTTGCGCCGGCTGCGGGCGGATTATGTTCATGATTATTGCGCGGTGGTGTTTGATGCGAAGGGCAAGAATTTCCGCCACGAGATGTTCCCCGACTACAAGGCGACGCGCCCGCCGATGCCGGACGATTTGCGCCCGCAGGCAGAAGCCTTGCCGGATTTGGTGCGGTTGATGGGCTGGCCGGTGCTGGTGATTCCGCAAGTCGAAGCGGACGACGTTATCGGCACGCTGGCGGCGATGGCCGGTGAAGCGGGTTGGAATGTGGTGGTATCCACTGGCGATAAGGACATGGCGCAGTTGGTGAACGAGCGCGTGACGCTGGTAAACACGATGAGCGGCGAAACGCTGGACATTGAAGGAGTGAAGGAAAAATTCGGCGTGCGCCCCGACCAAATCCGAGATTATCTCGCGCTGATGGGCGACAAGGTGGACAATGTGCCGGGCGTGGAGAAGTGCGGTCCGAAAACGGCGGTGAAGTGGCTGGAAGCCTACGGCTCGCTGGCCGGTGTGATGGAACACGCTGGCGAAGTCAAAGGCAAGGTTGGCGAAAACCTGCAAGCCGCGCTGCCCCAACTGCCGCTTTCGTATGATTTGGTAACGATTAAAACCGATGTGGACTTGCACGCCGAGCTTTCAGACGGCCTCGAAAGCCTGCGCCGCACTTCGCCGAAATGGGCGCAGCTGGTTGTCGATTTCAAACGCTGGGGCTTCCGCACTTGGCTGAAAGAGGCGGAAAGCCGTATGCACGAAGCACAAAACACAGATTTATTTGGCAGCGAGCATATCGGCGAACAAGCCGCATTGGCGATGGAAACACAGCCTGAAAAACAACCCGAACTCGCCCCAGCCCCTGAAAAACTGGATTATCAAGCCGTTACCACCGAAGCGCAGTTTGCCGCTTTGTTGGACAAACTGTCGCGGGCGGACACCATCGGCATCGATACGGAAACCACGTCCCTAGACGCGATGAACGCCGCGTTGGTCGGCATCAGCATCGCATTCCAAGCAGGCGAAGCGGTTTACATCCCCGTAGGACACAGCCTGACTGCTGCGCCCGAACAGCTTGATTTACAAGACGTATTAGGTCGTCTGAAACCGCATTTGGAAAACCCCGCCCTGAAAAAAATCGGGCAAAACCTCAAATACGACCAACATGTTTTCGCCAACTACGGCATCGCCCTGAACGGCATCGCCGGCGATGCCATGCTCGCTTCCTACATCATCGAGAGCCATCTCGGACACGGCTTGGACGAATTGTCCGAACGCTGGCTGGGCTTGGAAACCATTACCTACGAATCACTGTGCGGCAAAGGCGCGAAGCAGATCGGTTTTGCCGACGTCGCCATCGAGCAGGCGACCGAATATGCCGCCCAAGACGCCGATTTCGCCCTGCGCCTCGAAGCGCACCTGCGCGCGCAAATGGACGCCAAACAGCTTGAAATGTATGAAAAAATGGAGCTTCCCGTCGCTCAAGTATTGTTTGAAATGGAACGCAACGGCGTACAAATCGACCGCGCCGAACTCGCCCGCCAAAGCGCAGAACTCGGCGCAGAGCTGATGAAGCTCGAACAAGAAGCCTACGCCGTCGCAGGCCAACCGTTCAACCTCAACTCGCCCAAACAGCTTCAAGAAATCCTGTTCGACAAAATGGGCATCCCCACCAAAGGCCTGAAAAAAACCGCAAAAGGCGGCATTTCCACCAACGAAGCCGTGCTCGAACAGCTCGCGCCCGACTACCCCCTGCCAAAAATCATCCTGCAAAACCGCAGCCTGGCGAAACTCAAATCCACCTACACCGACAAACTGCCCGAAATGATTTCCCCCAAAGACGGCCGCGTGCATACCACCTACGCCCAAGCCGTCGCCATTACCGGCCGCCTCGCCAGCAACAACCCCAACCTGCAAAACATCCCCATCCGCACCGCCGAAGGCCGCCGCGTGCGCCGCGCCTTCACCGCACCGCAAGGCAGCGTCATCGTTTCTGCCGACTATTCCCAAATCGAGCTGCGCATTATGGCGCACCTCTCCGGCGACAAAACCCTCATCGCCGCGTTCCAAAACGGCGAAGACGTACACCGCCGCACCGCCGCCGAAGTATTCGGCATCGCCCCTGAAAACGTCTCGTCTGAACAACGCCGCTACGCCAAAACCATCAACTTCGGCCTCATTTACGGCATGGGCCAATACGGCCTCGCCAAATCGCTGGGCATAGACAACCTGTCCGCCAAAACCTTCATCGACCGCTACTTCGCCCGCTACCCCGGCGTCGCCGAATACATGCAGCGCACCAAAGAACAAGCCGCCGCCCAAGGCTTCGTCGAAACCCTGTTCGGCCGCCGCCTCTACCTGCCCGACATCCGCAACAAAAACGCCAACGCCCGCGCCGGAGCCGAACGCGCCGCCATCAACGCCCCCATGCAAGGCACCGCGTCCGACCTCATCAAACGCGCCATGATAGACGTGTCCCGCTGGCTGGTTTCAGACGACCTGAAGAGCAAACTGATTATGCAGGTGCATGACGAACTGGTGTTGGAAGTCCCCGAAGCCGAACTGGATTTAGTGAAAGAAAAACTGCCGCAGATTATGGCGAAAGTGGACGAAGGGATGTTGAACGTGCCGCTGGTGGCTGAGGTTGGTGTGGGGATGAATTGGGAAGAGGCGCATTGA
- a CDS encoding tetratricopeptide repeat protein, with amino-acid sequence MNVLDLIKEGVALFKNKKFDEAIEKLNQALDEIKDKDSQIQEQNYIQFYLGCCYFEQALKAKGKEPEQLFEHAVEHFQQQLRLAEQLEDKQNSIEQQVYAQSWLGRCYLEQAMKAEGKEAAKLFERVVEHFQQQLRLAKQLEDKQNSLQEQNNAQYWLGRCYLEQAMKAEGKEAAKLFERVVEHFQQQLRLAEQLEDKQNSIQEQIYAQNWLARCYFEQAKKAKGKESEQLFGQAVKHHQQQLSLAAQLEDKQDSLQEQINAQSWLGGCYLEQVKKAKGKEPEQLFEHAVEHFQQQLRLAEQLEDKQNSIQEQIYAQNWLARCYFEQAKKAKGKESEQLFGQAVKHHQQQLRLAEQLEDKQNSLQEQINAQSWLGGCYLEQAKKAKGKESEQLFEHAVEHFQQQLRLAEQLEDKQNSLQKQNNAQSWLGRCYFKQAIIQKKWERYFEWKKRKIQGDLFETKKGDLINAISTILAVLNIPPIELGSIPLAHYTSPLVCEKLFGIISDKTDDKANDNDPVDSSKVSPMRIGSSTYMNDPTEGEGLLELLNLQDLELENKADCPAYNAFFTCFSSRVNDLNQFRLYGKENGVEASGCCLVFNKSGDWLKEPDVSSSFKSFTNKQNEGFKEPIEADVAGSEDENLPLYQVAYIAYSDEYIAKEKCTIWLPDARRPKFGIRLKPVGKNLKWHKFRIKELKAALWKLMNLSKIKDEDKKALEYIRYLFKDFAFRDEEEFRLLKIEQIGSDKIEYCKTTKSVYLPYADIRDIVDEVILGTNYEKSGKERKAEVFQHFMRKHYPKVKVSRSSLPINANPPIKKD; translated from the coding sequence ATGAATGTTCTAGATTTAATTAAAGAGGGTGTAGCGTTATTTAAGAACAAAAAATTTGACGAAGCGATTGAGAAGCTGAATCAGGCTTTAGATGAAATTAAAGATAAAGATAGCCAAATTCAAGAGCAAAACTATATTCAGTTTTATCTTGGCTGTTGCTATTTTGAACAGGCGCTAAAAGCCAAAGGCAAAGAGCCGGAACAGTTATTTGAGCATGCCGTTGAGCATTTCCAACAGCAATTGAGGCTTGCCGAACAGCTGGAAGACAAGCAAAACAGTATTGAACAACAAGTCTATGCCCAATCTTGGCTTGGTCGTTGCTATTTAGAGCAGGCGATGAAAGCCGAAGGCAAGGAAGCGGCTAAGTTGTTTGAGCGGGTAGTTGAGCATTTCCAACAGCAATTGAGGCTTGCCAAACAGCTGGAAGATAAGCAAAACAGTCTTCAAGAACAAAACAATGCCCAATATTGGCTTGGCCGTTGCTATTTAGAGCAGGCGATGAAAGCCGAAGGCAAGGAAGCGGCTAAGTTGTTTGAGCGGGTAGTTGAGCATTTCCAACAGCAATTGAGGCTTGCCGAACAGCTGGAAGACAAGCAAAACAGTATTCAAGAACAAATCTATGCCCAAAATTGGCTTGCCCGCTGCTATTTCGAGCAGGCGAAGAAAGCCAAAGGCAAAGAGTCGGAACAGTTATTTGGACAGGCAGTTAAACACCACCAACAACAATTGAGTCTTGCCGCACAGCTGGAAGACAAGCAAGACAGCCTTCAAGAACAAATCAATGCCCAATCTTGGCTTGGCGGTTGCTATTTAGAGCAGGTGAAGAAAGCCAAAGGCAAAGAGCCGGAACAGTTATTTGAGCATGCCGTTGAGCATTTCCAACAGCAATTGAGGCTTGCCGAACAGCTGGAAGACAAGCAAAACAGTATTCAAGAACAAATCTATGCCCAAAATTGGCTTGCCCGCTGCTATTTCGAGCAGGCGAAGAAAGCCAAAGGCAAAGAGTCGGAACAGTTATTTGGACAGGCAGTTAAACACCACCAACAGCAATTGAGGCTTGCCGAACAGCTGGAAGACAAGCAAAACAGCCTTCAAGAACAAATCAATGCCCAATCTTGGCTTGGCGGTTGCTATTTAGAGCAGGCGAAGAAAGCCAAAGGCAAAGAGTCGGAACAGTTATTTGAGCATGCCGTTGAGCATTTCCAACAGCAATTGAGGCTTGCCGAACAGCTGGAAGACAAGCAAAACAGCCTTCAAAAACAAAACAATGCACAATCTTGGTTAGGCCGTTGTTATTTCAAACAAGCCATAATTCAAAAAAAATGGGAAAGATATTTTGAATGGAAAAAACGGAAAATACAGGGAGATTTATTTGAAACTAAAAAAGGAGATTTAATAAACGCAATTTCTACCATTCTGGCGGTTTTAAATATCCCACCTATTGAATTGGGATCAATTCCACTTGCACATTACACTTCGCCTTTAGTATGCGAAAAATTATTTGGCATCATCAGTGATAAAACCGATGATAAAGCCAATGATAACGATCCTGTTGACAGTAGTAAGGTTAGTCCAATGAGAATTGGTAGCTCCACTTATATGAATGACCCGACCGAAGGAGAAGGGCTGCTGGAGTTGCTGAATCTGCAGGATTTGGAATTGGAAAACAAGGCAGATTGCCCTGCCTATAATGCTTTCTTTACCTGTTTCTCCAGCCGCGTAAACGATTTGAATCAGTTCCGTTTGTATGGCAAAGAAAACGGCGTGGAAGCATCGGGTTGCTGCTTGGTATTTAATAAAAGCGGGGATTGGTTGAAAGAGCCTGATGTTTCTTCTTCGTTCAAAAGTTTTACAAATAAACAGAATGAAGGTTTCAAAGAACCAATAGAGGCAGATGTAGCGGGTTCGGAAGATGAAAACCTGCCGCTTTATCAGGTAGCTTATATCGCTTATTCCGATGAATATATTGCTAAGGAAAAATGCACAATATGGCTACCCGATGCAAGAAGACCAAAATTCGGTATTCGATTAAAGCCTGTTGGGAAAAATCTAAAATGGCATAAGTTCCGTATTAAGGAGCTCAAAGCAGCGTTGTGGAAGTTAATGAACCTATCTAAGATAAAAGATGAAGACAAAAAAGCTTTGGAATATATCCGCTATCTGTTTAAAGATTTTGCTTTCCGTGACGAGGAAGAATTCCGCCTGCTGAAAATCGAACAAATCGGTTCGGACAAAATCGAATATTGCAAAACCACAAAATCCGTCTATCTGCCTTATGCCGATATACGCGATATTGTGGATGAAGTGATTTTGGGGACGAATTACGAAAAGAGCGGAAAAGAGCGCAAGGCGGAAGTATTTCAGCACTTTATGCGGAAGCATTATCCAAAAGTTAAAGTGTCCCGCTCGTCGCTGCCGATTAATGCCAATCCGCCGATTAAAAAGGATTAG
- a CDS encoding mechanosensitive ion channel family protein: MNFDLENLSSFSGWERLAETGMAFGTNLVAALAIFFVGRWIAARLVILMKAALTRAKVDRTLVSFLGNVANVGLLILIIIAALGKLGIPTTSVTALIGGAGLAVALSLKDQLSNFAAGALIILFRPFKVGDYIKVNGFEGTVSEIKMVQTALSTPDNEEIILPNSVVMSNSIVNRSSMPLCRVQVVVGVDYACDLKAAKAAVLKAATEHPLCVQTQGKEAVTYITNLADSAIEITLWAWTNEADLGAFRFGLNEQVVENLRAANINIPFPQRDVHIIQQQG, from the coding sequence ATGAATTTCGATCTTGAAAACCTCTCTTCATTCTCAGGCTGGGAACGTCTTGCCGAAACCGGCATGGCATTCGGTACCAACCTCGTTGCTGCTCTGGCAATTTTCTTTGTCGGCAGATGGATTGCCGCCCGCCTCGTTATCCTGATGAAAGCTGCGCTGACCCGCGCCAAAGTGGACAGAACGCTCGTCAGCTTCCTCGGCAATGTGGCTAATGTCGGCCTGTTAATCCTGATCATCATTGCCGCGCTGGGCAAGCTGGGCATTCCGACCACGTCGGTTACCGCCTTAATCGGCGGCGCGGGTTTGGCGGTGGCTTTGTCGCTGAAAGACCAACTGTCGAACTTTGCCGCCGGCGCGCTGATTATTCTGTTCCGTCCGTTTAAAGTCGGCGACTACATCAAGGTTAACGGCTTTGAAGGCACGGTGAGCGAAATTAAAATGGTGCAGACTGCGCTGAGTACGCCGGACAACGAAGAAATCATCCTGCCCAACAGCGTCGTCATGAGCAACAGTATCGTGAATCGTTCTTCCATGCCGCTGTGCCGCGTGCAGGTGGTGGTCGGCGTGGATTACGCCTGTGATTTGAAGGCCGCCAAAGCCGCCGTTTTGAAAGCCGCCACCGAGCATCCTTTGTGCGTACAGACCCAAGGCAAAGAGGCAGTAACATATATTACCAACTTGGCCGACAGTGCCATCGAAATCACGCTTTGGGCGTGGACGAACGAAGCCGATTTGGGTGCGTTCCGCTTCGGATTGAACGAGCAGGTGGTGGAAAATCTGCGCGCCGCCAATATCAATATTCCTTTCCCGCAGCGCGATGTGCATATCATCCAACAACAGGGGTAA
- a CDS encoding GlcG/HbpS family heme-binding protein, with the protein MRGIKSVALLCTLALGAPAFSAGLAKTLPGDLTTAQAQAVVQASMKKAREIKVPMNIAVMDAGGNLKAFARMDDAFIGSIDIAQKKAKTARYFNMSTRDLGKASQPGGELYGIEVTNDGLVIFAGGVLLVDKNGVIVGSVGVSGGSVDEDESVAKAGAAVLSGR; encoded by the coding sequence ATGCGCGGCATAAAATCAGTTGCATTGTTGTGTACTTTGGCATTGGGTGCGCCGGCGTTTTCGGCGGGTTTGGCCAAAACGCTGCCGGGCGATTTGACGACGGCTCAGGCGCAGGCGGTGGTGCAGGCTTCGATGAAAAAGGCGCGTGAAATCAAGGTGCCGATGAATATCGCGGTCATGGACGCAGGCGGTAATTTGAAGGCGTTTGCGCGTATGGACGATGCGTTTATCGGCAGTATCGATATTGCGCAGAAAAAGGCGAAAACGGCGCGTTATTTCAATATGTCCACCCGCGATTTGGGCAAGGCTTCGCAGCCGGGCGGCGAGCTTTACGGTATTGAGGTGACCAACGACGGCTTGGTGATTTTTGCCGGCGGTGTGCTGCTGGTGGATAAAAACGGCGTTATCGTCGGCAGTGTCGGCGTGAGCGGCGGCTCGGTCGATGAAGACGAAAGCGTCGCGAAAGCAGGTGCGGCGGTATTGTCGGGCAGGTAA